In one Pseudoliparis swirei isolate HS2019 ecotype Mariana Trench chromosome 23, NWPU_hadal_v1, whole genome shotgun sequence genomic region, the following are encoded:
- the angptl8 gene encoding uncharacterized protein angptl8 isoform X1, whose product MKTMWGLCLLCLAGSLRAARAAPVRKSGRMEDVNVLMFGAIQLSESLNYVYETTEAKIALISQTVRRHEGTLHKLGRETEQAAEVEKQIEEVMHLLQMLFSQAQMAKQQAQTKTAEDRLGRVEQEEAELKSKVKELELHLNTSVSIKELQGRAEEQSNILKDLQYFTDFQKENIETQNEKLSELEKMSDAMT is encoded by the exons ATGAAGACGATGTGGGGCCTGTGCTTGCTTTGTTTGGCCGGGAGTTTGAGAGCGGCCCGTGCCGCTCCCGTCAGGAAGAGCGGCAGGATGGAAGACGTCAACGTGCTCATGTTTGGTGCCATACAGCTGAGCGAATCCCTTAACTATGTTTATGAAACCACGGAGGCCAAGATCGCCCTAATCAGCCAGACTGTGAGGCGCCACGAGGGGACCCTCCACAAGCTGGGGAGGGAGACTGAGCAGGCTGCGGAGGTGGAGAAGCAGATTGAAGAAGTGATGCACTTGCTACAG ATGCTCTTTTCACAGGCCCAGATGGCCAAGCAACAGGCTCAGACCAAGACGGCTGAAGACCGGCTGGGCCgcgtggagcaggaggaggcggagctgaaATCCAAAGTGAAGGAGTTGGAGCTGCATCTCAACACCAGCGTGAGCATCAAGGAGCTGCAG ggGCGAGCGGAGGAGCAATCCAACATCTTGAAAGATTTACAGTATTTCACCGACTTCCAAAAGGAGAATATCGAGACCCAGAATGAGAAGCTCTCCGAACTAGAGAAGATG AGTGACGCGATGACATAA
- the angptl8 gene encoding uncharacterized protein angptl8 isoform X2, protein MKTMWGLCLLCLAGSLRAARAAPVRKSGRMEDVNVLMFGAIQLSESLNYVYETTEAKIALISQTVRRHEGTLHKLGRETEQAAEVEKQIEEVMHLLQAQMAKQQAQTKTAEDRLGRVEQEEAELKSKVKELELHLNTSVSIKELQGRAEEQSNILKDLQYFTDFQKENIETQNEKLSELEKMSDAMT, encoded by the exons ATGAAGACGATGTGGGGCCTGTGCTTGCTTTGTTTGGCCGGGAGTTTGAGAGCGGCCCGTGCCGCTCCCGTCAGGAAGAGCGGCAGGATGGAAGACGTCAACGTGCTCATGTTTGGTGCCATACAGCTGAGCGAATCCCTTAACTATGTTTATGAAACCACGGAGGCCAAGATCGCCCTAATCAGCCAGACTGTGAGGCGCCACGAGGGGACCCTCCACAAGCTGGGGAGGGAGACTGAGCAGGCTGCGGAGGTGGAGAAGCAGATTGAAGAAGTGATGCACTTGCTACAG GCCCAGATGGCCAAGCAACAGGCTCAGACCAAGACGGCTGAAGACCGGCTGGGCCgcgtggagcaggaggaggcggagctgaaATCCAAAGTGAAGGAGTTGGAGCTGCATCTCAACACCAGCGTGAGCATCAAGGAGCTGCAG ggGCGAGCGGAGGAGCAATCCAACATCTTGAAAGATTTACAGTATTTCACCGACTTCCAAAAGGAGAATATCGAGACCCAGAATGAGAAGCTCTCCGAACTAGAGAAGATG AGTGACGCGATGACATAA